A window from Musa acuminata AAA Group cultivar baxijiao chromosome BXJ3-10, Cavendish_Baxijiao_AAA, whole genome shotgun sequence encodes these proteins:
- the LOC135650651 gene encoding glucan endo-1,3-beta-glucosidase 7-like, translated as MVGFRCCFVHFLYLILLSGLTVTGQEGFEVVHLQEPDSHGKRPSVGVSVSDADLPVVSSNVLAAETWLRSHVLARYPSTRITTIIVGRGVHCNKSHEHQWDFVLPSVKNLHYSLVRWGLVREIKVSAAFSADCLHQHSRVTLKPILGFLQESGSAYAIDEPSFSAHQDAWKRLGISKPKDIRVVRESRKLSSLTSPSASEMPKPVGFQVPSHLAKKPSPPPMIFPSPPDGSFSFPPDASPALVPPASPPDVFLASPPTCLPTPAAPAPGSGEGQKVGLWCVAKPTVPMEKLQEAMDYACGEGGANCEEIGPDGSCYYPDNVVAHASYAFNSYWQKTKQSGGSCSFDSTAVLINSDPSFLGCHFELS; from the exons ATGGTCGGGTTTCGCTGCTGCTTTGTTCACTTTCTCTACCTTATCCTTCTATCGGGTCTTACAG TTACAGGTCAAGAAGGCTTTGAGGTCGTACACCTCCAGGAACCAGACTCACATGGGAAGCGGCCTTCGGTTGGGGTCTCAGTAAGCGACGCAGACCTCCCCGTGGTCTCTTCCAATGTCTTAGCAGCTGAAACCTGGCTGAGATCGCATGTCTtagctcgctacccttccactagGATTACCACCATCATAGTAGGAAGAGGCGTTCACTGTAACAAGAGCCATGAACACCAGTGGGACTTTGTTCTCCCTTCTGTCAAGAACCTTCACTACTCTCTTGTAAGGTGGGGGCTCGTGAGGGAGATCAAAGTCTCAGCTGCCTTCTCCGCCGACTGTCTGCACCAGCACTCTCGCGTTACACTCAAACCCATACTTGGTTTTCTGCAAGAGAGTGGCTCAGCTTATGCCATAGACGAGCCTTCCTTTTCTGCTCACCAAGATGCTTGGAAAAGGTTGGGCATTTCTAAGCCTAAGGACATCAGAGTGGTGAGGGAGAGCAGAAAGCTGTCGTCTTTGACCTCGCCTTCAGCTTCAGAAATGCCAAAGCCAGTTGGCTTTCAGGTTCCCTCGCACTTAGCCAAGAAACCAAGTCCCCCACCCATGATATTTCCATCGCCGCCTGATGGTTCCTTTTCTTTTCCACCTGATGCCTCGCCCGCGTTGGTCCCTCCTGCAAGCCCACCTGACGTGTTCTTGGCCTCGCCACCAACATGCCTGCCGACACCGGCTGCACCTGCTCCAGGGTCAGGGGAGGGGCAAAAGGTTGGCTTGTGGTGTGTAGCAAAGCCAACCGTTCCAATGGAGAAGTTGCAGGAGGCAATGGATTACGCTTGTGGTGAGGGTGGGGCTAATTGTGAGGAAATTGGGCCCGATGGGAGCTGCTATTACCCTGATAATGTGGTAGCTCATGCTTCCTACGCTTTTAATAGCTATTGGCAGAAAACAAAACAATCTGGAGGCAGTTGCAGCTTCGACAGCACCGCAGTGCTCATCAATTCAGATCCAA GCTTTCTAGGGTGTCATTTTGAACTCAGCTGA
- the LOC135650422 gene encoding vacuolar-sorting receptor 3-like produces the protein MGPSAGFGLGFVLVAWGLVSGIWAPPVAGRFVVEKNSLMVISPSEIKGKHDSAIGNFGIPQYGGSMAGAVVYPKENAAACDEFSRPDLFRSKVGALPNFLLIDRGDCLFTKKVWNAQNAGASAVLVVDDKDEPLITMDLPLEDDESAKYIQNITIPSALIDKRFGEQLKTAVRSGEMVNVNLDWREAVPHPDERVEYELWTNSNDECGAKCDMLMNFLKEFRGVAQLLEKGGYSQFTPHYITWYCPQAFIISKQCKSQCINKGRYCAPDPEQDFSTGYDGKDVVIENLRQLCVFRVANESKRPWVWWDYVTDFHIRCPMNEKKYNKDCADTVMESLGLDIKKVEQCMGDPNADSDNPLLKMEQDAQVGTGSRGDVTILPTLIVNNRQYRGKLEKKAVLKAICAGFEETTEPPACLSDDIETNECLDDNGGCWHDKASNITACKDTFRGRVCECPVFNGVQFKGDGYSNCEAIGPGRCRINNGGCWQETRDGKTVSACQESGDGKCQCPLGFEGDAVKVCENINECEKKTACQCPECSCKDTWGSYECTCSGDLLYIKEQDTCISKKASEAKATWAAAWVLLMVLAIASFGAYVIYKYRLRSYMDSEIRAIMAQYMPLDGQGELPNHSLEEIHA, from the exons ATGGGGCCATCTGCCGGCTTTGGCCTAGGGTTTGTCCTGGTGGCGTGGGGGTTGGTCTCGGGGATTTGGGCGCCGCCGGTGGCGGGGCGTTTCGTGGTGGAGAAGAACAGCTTGATGGTGATCTCGCCATCCGAGATCAAGGGGAAGCATGACAGCGCCATCGGCAACTTCGGCATCCCGCAGTATGGCGGGAGTATGGCCGGCGCGGTGGTGTACCCCAAGGAGAACGCCGCGGCCTGCGACGAGTTCTCGCGCCCCGATCTATTTAGGTCCAAGGTTGGCGCGCTTCCCAATTTTCTCCTCATTGATCGCGGAG attgccTTTTCACCAAAAAGGTCTGGAACGCACAGAATGCTGGTGCCTCTGCAGTGCTTGTTGTAGATGACAAGGATGAACCTTTGATAACCATGGATTTACCTCTGGAGGATGATGAATCTGCAAAATATATTCAGAACATAACAATTCCCTCTGCTCTCATTGATAAAAGGTTTGGTGAACAGTTAAAGACGGCTGTCCGCAGCGGTGAAATGGTCAATGTGAACCTTGATTGGAGAGAAGCTGTTCCACACCCAGATGAGCGGGTGGAGTATGAATTGTGGACTAATAGCAATGATGAGTGTGGTGCTAAATGTGACATGTTGATGAACTTCTTGAAGGAATTCAGGGGTGTAGCTCAACTGCTTGAGAAAGGTGGTTATAGTCAATTTACACCTCATTACATTACCTGGTACTGTCCTCAAGCTTTCATCATCAGTAAACAGTGCAAGTCACAATGCATCAATAAGGGGAGATACTGTGCACCTGATCCAGAGCAAGATTTCAGCACTGGTTATGATGGGAAGGATGTAGTTATTGAGAACTTGAGACAACTCTGTGTATTTAGAGTTGCAAATGAAAGTAAAAGACCCTGGGTTTGGTGGGATTATGTAACTGATTTTCATATACGGTGTCCTATGAATGAGAAGAAGTACAACAAAGACTGTGCAGATACTGTTATGGAGTCTCTGG GGTTAGACATTAAGAAGGTTGAACAGTGTATGGGAGACCCAAATGCTGATAGTGACAATCCTTTACTGAAGATGGAACAAGATGCTCAG GTTGGAACAGGTTCAAGGGGAGATGTTACTATATTGCCTACACTCATTGTTAATAATCGACAGTATCGAG GAAAATTAGAGAAAAAGGCTGTCTTAAAAGCTATTTGTGCTGGTTTTGAGGAAACTACTGAGCCACCTGCTTGCCTGAGTGATG ATATAGAAACAAATGAATGTCTGGATGATAATGGTGGATGCTGGCATGACAAAGCATCCAACATTACTGCCTGCAAG GATACTTTCCGTGGCAGAGTCTGCGAGTGCCCTGTATTCAATGGTGTGCAGTTTAAGGGTGATGGATATAGCAACTGTGAAG CAATTGGGCCTGGAAGGTGCAGGATAAACAATGGAGGCTGTTGGCAAGAAACTCGTGATGGCAAGACAGTTTCTGCATGTCAG GAATCTGGTGATGGTAAATGCCAGTGCCCCCTAGGATTTGAAGGTGATGCTGTCAAAGTCTGTGAAA ATATCAATGAGTGCGAGAAGAAAACAGCTTGTCAGTGCCCTGAATGCAGCTGCAAAGATACGTGGGGAAGTTATGAGTGCACCTGCAGTGGGGACCTTCTATACATCAAAGAACAAGATACTTGCATAA GCAAGAAAGCTAGCGAAGCAAAGGCTACATGGGCTGCTGCATGGGTGCTTTTGATGGTGTTGGCTATTGCTTCTTTTGGAGCATATGTTATATACAAGTACAGATTAAGG